The Chitinophaga sp. H8 genome contains a region encoding:
- a CDS encoding RNA polymerase sigma-70 factor, whose product MEELLYRIQFKDDQLAFKAFYQQQVFRLFQFAYTFIKNRQMAEEVVNDVFVKLWEKRKVLDKISNMKVYLYVAVKHTALNHLRTVIPFQELDLDNVHVQHFQLSLNAEQLLLTNELQQAIAAAIQQLPPKCKLIFKLVKEDGLSYSEVADILGIATKTVDAQLVIALKKLSHLLQPFLQRTSSKKIIGDTIQD is encoded by the coding sequence ATGGAGGAGCTGCTATATCGCATACAGTTTAAAGACGACCAACTTGCTTTCAAAGCATTTTATCAACAACAGGTGTTCCGTCTTTTCCAGTTTGCCTACACGTTTATCAAAAACAGGCAAATGGCAGAGGAAGTAGTGAATGACGTTTTTGTAAAACTTTGGGAGAAGCGGAAAGTGTTGGATAAAATATCCAACATGAAAGTATATCTGTATGTAGCGGTCAAGCACACTGCATTGAATCATTTACGTACAGTAATCCCTTTTCAGGAATTGGACCTTGATAATGTGCATGTACAGCATTTTCAGCTATCCCTGAATGCAGAGCAGCTACTGCTTACCAATGAATTGCAACAGGCTATTGCTGCAGCGATTCAGCAGTTGCCTCCCAAATGCAAATTGATCTTTAAGCTGGTAAAAGAAGATGGATTGTCTTATAGTGAAGTGGCAGATATTTTAGGGATTGCTACAAAAACGGTGGATGCACAATTGGTGATTGCTCTTAAAAAGCTGTCACATTTGCTGCAGCCCTTTCTGCAGCGCACATCCAGCAAAAAAATAATAGGGGATACCATTCAAGATTAA
- a CDS encoding RNA polymerase sigma factor produces the protein MSLKEKDDLQLMTLMKADYIPAFNELYERYWENVFDAAFRKTQDIELSKDIVHDIFLAIWDKRTQLQIHKTLGGYLYQSLQNKIIDIKRKEVCQQKHQHTQIYNAVTDENESLHAFTTKELQKALVLEINNMPARVREVFKLSREEQMSIREIALHLSLSPQTVKNQLSYALKQLRSRLLS, from the coding sequence ATGTCACTGAAAGAGAAGGACGACCTACAACTGATGACGTTAATGAAAGCAGACTATATCCCCGCTTTCAACGAACTTTACGAAAGGTATTGGGAAAATGTATTTGATGCGGCATTCAGGAAAACACAGGATATAGAATTGTCTAAAGATATTGTACACGATATCTTCCTGGCAATATGGGATAAGCGTACCCAGCTACAGATCCATAAAACATTGGGAGGCTACCTTTATCAATCTCTGCAGAATAAGATAATTGACATAAAACGCAAGGAAGTTTGCCAACAAAAGCACCAGCATACACAAATATACAATGCGGTTACGGACGAAAATGAAAGTCTGCACGCTTTTACTACCAAAGAGTTGCAAAAGGCGCTGGTGCTGGAGATAAATAATATGCCTGCCAGGGTGCGGGAAGTGTTTAAGCTAAGCAGGGAAGAGCAGATGAGCATCCGGGAAATTGCTTTGCACCTGTCCTTATCTCCGCAAACAGTGAAAAATCAACTTAGTTACGCATTAAAGCAATTGCGAAGCAGGTTATTGTCCTGA
- a CDS encoding SusC/RagA family TonB-linked outer membrane protein has product MKKKLLGNSMKAGAVLLCLLLGTWLPLNAAAFKDDQGERRISVKIPAGTLDKAVMQISKAANVDFSYNINELTRFQVKATAFRNEALDKVLATLLGETDLSFRNASTSVVIYRKPGQTPPAVEKRSPAPIQQQITVTGKVTDEKGEPLPGAVVRSKATGKGAITDGTGNYSITLPSAQDTLLFSYVSFQSKEEAVGGRNTINIQLTQLSQKVGEVVVTALGIKREQKALGYSMQQIDGSEVSTAKETNVINSLSGKIAGLQLYQGSGGPGGSAKIIIRGFNSLKVDGNEPLIVIDGMPLQNDQTSMGTSLWGGMDRGSDVSNINPDDIETISVLKGPAAAALYGTRGGNGVILITTKKGKAGKVRVNLNSSFTAETPLVFYDFQNEYAQGTSGQFNTNTIESWGPKITGQEVTDWTGKKRPLKADPNGVKNFFKTGTTFTNTVEVDGGTDIVTYRLGYTNLRNESIMPGYDLSRDNITGRINAFLFNKKLSIDAKLNYIKQDVKNRPFAGGYSDNIYYNFIKMPRSVTVSELNPPEEANGMPRSYYPTEQNPYWVLYNMQNNDDNDRYLSLISLQYQFTDWLKLQARHTMNFNASFNEVKTPMNTIGSQAINKGSYSFGSGTGKETNVDFLLTANRTFGPLQASVSLGGNQMRATYRGDGGQTTGLLVDKLWNITNSPTPGYYNRSITKRGMNSLYGFVNLSYKDFLFFDYTYRNDWSSTLDKKNRSFGYPSYVGSVIIDQVLRNFNVEVPRFISMVKVRGAIAEAGNDRGPYGTAPTYDIRPIPGTDAIGTELPNSRPNYELMPEIIRSSEIGLDLKLLGNRLGMDMTWYKKNAFNQIIDLGVSSTTGYNTRLINAGNVQNKGFEFTLTGSPVRQEKGFNWDITVNYSRNTNRMVELHPEVKQSIFTYFGTIMSLVLEGKDYGDFYGTDFTRNAEGKVVVDETGLPKPMASGANTLLGNFQPKWASGVYNTFSYKNLSMGFLLDIRQGGQIYSGTLASMYYYGTAAGTVNGRDEKFVVDGVFEDGKTNNVPVTAEEYWKRVAGLNGGGINSAFVYNANSVRLREVTLTYQLPRHILSRTVIKDLSLGFVARNLWIIHNSVPGIDPESSMAASASGFEYVGMPSTRSYGLNLKVGF; this is encoded by the coding sequence ATGAAGAAAAAGTTACTGGGTAATTCCATGAAGGCAGGCGCCGTATTATTATGCCTGCTGCTGGGAACGTGGCTGCCACTAAATGCAGCTGCTTTTAAGGACGATCAGGGCGAACGCCGTATTTCTGTTAAGATACCGGCAGGCACCCTGGATAAAGCTGTTATGCAGATCAGCAAAGCGGCGAACGTAGATTTTTCCTACAACATCAATGAATTAACCCGCTTCCAGGTAAAGGCTACAGCCTTTAGGAATGAAGCACTGGATAAAGTGCTGGCCACTTTATTAGGGGAAACAGACCTCAGCTTCCGGAATGCCAGCACCAGTGTGGTAATTTACCGCAAGCCGGGGCAAACGCCACCCGCGGTGGAAAAACGTAGCCCTGCACCTATTCAGCAACAGATCACGGTAACGGGTAAGGTAACGGACGAAAAAGGAGAACCTTTGCCAGGTGCTGTTGTGCGGAGCAAAGCCACCGGAAAGGGGGCCATCACAGATGGTACCGGTAATTACAGCATTACCCTCCCGTCTGCACAGGACACCCTGCTTTTCTCCTATGTTAGCTTCCAGTCAAAGGAAGAGGCAGTGGGAGGCCGCAACACGATCAATATCCAGCTGACACAGTTATCCCAGAAAGTTGGGGAAGTGGTAGTTACCGCTCTGGGGATCAAGCGTGAACAGAAAGCACTGGGGTATTCCATGCAACAGATCGATGGGAGTGAAGTGAGTACTGCTAAGGAAACGAATGTGATCAACAGCTTATCTGGTAAGATTGCCGGCTTACAGCTCTATCAGGGAAGTGGTGGTCCCGGAGGTTCTGCCAAAATTATCATCCGCGGCTTTAACTCCCTGAAAGTGGATGGAAATGAACCTTTGATCGTTATTGACGGGATGCCATTGCAAAATGACCAGACTTCAATGGGCACTAGCCTTTGGGGCGGTATGGACCGGGGATCTGATGTGTCTAATATCAACCCGGATGATATTGAAACCATTTCTGTGCTGAAAGGCCCTGCTGCTGCAGCCCTGTATGGTACCCGCGGAGGAAACGGGGTGATCCTCATCACTACCAAAAAAGGAAAGGCCGGCAAGGTAAGGGTAAACCTGAATTCCAGTTTTACCGCTGAAACCCCCTTGGTGTTCTATGATTTTCAGAATGAATATGCCCAAGGCACTTCGGGCCAGTTTAATACCAATACGATTGAAAGCTGGGGCCCAAAAATAACTGGTCAGGAAGTAACCGACTGGACTGGCAAAAAACGCCCGCTGAAAGCAGATCCCAACGGGGTAAAGAATTTCTTTAAAACCGGTACTACGTTTACCAATACGGTAGAGGTAGATGGAGGAACAGATATTGTTACCTATCGCCTGGGATATACCAACCTGCGTAATGAAAGTATTATGCCTGGATATGATCTGAGCCGCGATAACATTACCGGCCGTATTAATGCTTTCTTGTTTAATAAGAAGTTATCTATTGATGCGAAACTGAATTATATCAAGCAGGACGTTAAAAACCGCCCGTTTGCTGGTGGGTATTCAGATAATATCTATTACAACTTTATCAAAATGCCCCGTTCTGTAACCGTATCAGAACTGAATCCGCCGGAAGAGGCGAACGGCATGCCAAGATCTTATTACCCAACAGAGCAAAATCCATATTGGGTATTATATAACATGCAGAACAATGATGATAACGACCGTTATCTCAGCCTGATCAGCCTGCAATACCAGTTTACAGACTGGCTGAAATTACAGGCCAGGCATACGATGAATTTCAATGCCAGCTTTAATGAGGTGAAGACACCTATGAATACCATAGGTTCTCAGGCTATCAACAAAGGTTCTTATTCTTTTGGCAGTGGAACAGGAAAGGAAACGAACGTCGACTTCCTCCTGACGGCCAACCGTACATTTGGTCCCTTGCAGGCTAGTGTAAGCCTGGGCGGCAACCAGATGCGTGCCACCTATCGTGGTGATGGCGGACAAACGACCGGCCTCCTGGTAGATAAATTGTGGAACATTACCAATAGCCCTACACCGGGATATTACAACCGCTCTATCACCAAAAGAGGGATGAACTCCTTGTATGGATTTGTGAATTTATCCTATAAAGACTTCCTGTTCTTTGACTATACCTATCGTAACGACTGGTCTTCCACGCTGGATAAGAAAAACCGCTCCTTTGGTTATCCTTCTTATGTAGGAAGTGTCATTATAGACCAGGTGCTGAGAAACTTTAATGTGGAAGTACCCCGCTTTATCTCGATGGTGAAAGTAAGAGGAGCTATCGCTGAAGCAGGTAATGACCGTGGCCCTTATGGTACCGCACCCACGTATGATATCAGGCCTATACCTGGTACAGACGCGATTGGTACAGAGCTGCCTAATTCCCGTCCCAACTATGAGCTGATGCCGGAAATTATCCGTTCATCAGAAATCGGACTGGATCTGAAACTATTAGGTAACCGCCTGGGCATGGATATGACCTGGTATAAGAAGAATGCCTTTAATCAGATTATTGACCTGGGCGTTTCTTCCACCACTGGCTACAATACCCGGTTGATCAATGCGGGCAATGTACAGAACAAAGGATTTGAATTTACCTTAACCGGCAGCCCTGTCCGCCAGGAAAAAGGGTTCAACTGGGATATTACGGTCAACTATTCCCGTAACACCAACCGCATGGTGGAGCTGCATCCGGAAGTAAAACAATCCATTTTTACCTATTTCGGCACGATCATGTCTTTGGTATTGGAAGGCAAGGACTATGGCGACTTTTACGGAACAGACTTTACACGTAATGCAGAAGGAAAGGTGGTAGTGGATGAAACCGGACTGCCCAAACCAATGGCTTCCGGAGCCAATACCTTACTCGGTAATTTCCAGCCTAAGTGGGCAAGCGGGGTGTATAATACTTTCAGCTATAAAAATCTGAGTATGGGCTTCCTGCTCGACATCCGCCAGGGTGGCCAGATCTACTCCGGTACACTGGCTTCTATGTACTATTACGGTACTGCCGCAGGTACCGTAAATGGGCGTGACGAAAAATTTGTAGTAGATGGTGTATTTGAAGATGGAAAAACGAACAATGTACCGGTTACCGCTGAAGAGTACTGGAAACGCGTAGCTGGCCTGAATGGCGGGGGCATTAATTCTGCATTTGTATATAATGCCAACAGTGTCCGGTTGAGAGAGGTAACACTCACTTACCAGCTGCCACGCCATATACTTAGTAGAACGGTTATAAAAGACCTGAGCCTTGGATTTGTTGCCCGTAATCTGTGGATTATCCACAATAGTGTGCCCGGTATTGATCCGGAATCAAGTATGGCAGCCTCTGCCAGCGGTTTCGAATATGTAGGGATGCCATCTACCCGCAGCTATGGCTTAAATCTTAAAGTAGGTTTCTAG
- a CDS encoding SusD/RagB family nutrient-binding outer membrane lipoprotein encodes MTIKHRYISLPVAVLGAAMTLMPLSSCDKGFDEMNVNPNAASADKVDAAYLLSAVMFRTGMDVSIHQRIQNLFLDVFSQYVANEGFDSQQYLPVVGWNNDYWSANYHAGWVKNLNEVIRYENEVRKGKSNVLQIARIMKCLVSSWFTDIYGDVPYSQLADGSGKPAVYDKQEDIYKDLLKELKEASEALDPDAYTMSDRQDIIFKGVIEKWKRFANSLRLRLAMHLTERDPELAKLHAEEAVAAGILRDIGDEFKAPRSNQWTAQYTNMENGYFYYGHEWDGAAMSRSMEYLLTGLGGQPFPVVKDETGQVVTPVYDDAGILLGNPENKAENPLDPKANRIRVGVPSKVDPRGPVFFAVTNKGTKASDEVMIEDKKYNMLYRWVGVPAGLSPTNKSKIQYNVKDYARMGDKYTDGMRAYDRLSYQEVCFLRAEGALRGWNMGKDAKSLYEEGITISMKKNNVPDEVINQYLQSTSPNAYGTTVKFGHNSGAGFNGKPVDTDLDKIITQKYIGLFPDGSLEAWNDHRRLHKPVLLPFAAPDPSTIKAKDGSPGNYIKRMTYPPGEKVSNEANYMDAVNRMGGTDAVSTNVWWDKE; translated from the coding sequence ATGACAATCAAGCACAGATATATTTCTTTACCCGTGGCGGTGTTAGGCGCTGCCATGACATTAATGCCTCTTAGCTCCTGTGATAAGGGCTTTGATGAGATGAATGTAAATCCCAATGCGGCTTCCGCGGATAAGGTAGATGCTGCCTACCTGCTGTCTGCCGTGATGTTCCGGACCGGAATGGATGTAAGTATCCACCAGCGTATACAAAATCTTTTCCTGGATGTATTCAGTCAGTATGTGGCCAATGAAGGGTTTGACAGCCAGCAGTACCTCCCGGTAGTGGGATGGAACAATGACTACTGGAGTGCCAATTACCATGCCGGCTGGGTAAAAAACCTGAATGAGGTGATCCGCTACGAAAATGAGGTCAGGAAAGGGAAAAGTAATGTATTGCAGATCGCCCGTATTATGAAATGCCTGGTATCCTCCTGGTTTACCGATATCTATGGGGATGTACCATATTCCCAGCTGGCAGATGGTTCAGGTAAGCCTGCGGTATACGACAAGCAGGAAGATATCTACAAGGACCTGCTGAAAGAACTGAAGGAAGCGTCAGAGGCACTGGATCCCGATGCTTACACGATGAGCGACAGGCAGGACATTATTTTTAAAGGAGTGATAGAAAAATGGAAACGGTTTGCCAATTCCCTGCGCCTTCGTTTGGCTATGCATTTAACGGAAAGGGATCCTGAACTGGCTAAACTGCATGCAGAAGAGGCGGTGGCTGCCGGGATTTTACGGGATATCGGAGATGAGTTTAAAGCCCCGCGCTCTAATCAGTGGACCGCCCAGTATACTAATATGGAAAATGGTTATTTCTATTATGGCCATGAATGGGATGGTGCGGCGATGAGCCGTTCTATGGAATACCTCCTGACCGGCCTGGGCGGACAGCCTTTCCCCGTAGTTAAAGATGAAACCGGGCAGGTAGTAACACCGGTATATGACGATGCCGGTATATTGCTGGGGAATCCGGAGAATAAAGCTGAAAACCCACTGGACCCTAAAGCCAACAGGATAAGGGTAGGGGTACCTTCCAAAGTGGATCCCCGCGGACCGGTGTTTTTTGCTGTTACTAACAAGGGAACCAAGGCCAGCGATGAGGTGATGATAGAAGATAAAAAGTATAATATGTTATACCGGTGGGTAGGCGTGCCGGCAGGACTGTCTCCTACCAATAAAAGCAAAATACAATATAATGTAAAGGATTATGCGCGTATGGGAGATAAGTATACCGATGGGATGCGGGCCTATGACCGGCTGAGCTACCAGGAAGTATGTTTCCTCCGTGCAGAAGGGGCCTTACGGGGATGGAATATGGGAAAGGATGCTAAAAGTCTTTACGAAGAAGGGATCACCATTTCCATGAAAAAGAATAATGTTCCGGATGAGGTGATTAACCAGTATTTGCAATCTACTTCCCCCAATGCTTACGGCACTACCGTAAAATTTGGCCATAACTCAGGTGCTGGTTTTAATGGAAAACCAGTGGATACCGACCTGGATAAGATCATTACCCAGAAATATATAGGGCTTTTTCCTGATGGGTCGCTGGAAGCCTGGAATGATCACCGCCGGCTGCATAAGCCTGTGCTGCTGCCTTTTGCAGCGCCCGATCCTTCTACCATTAAAGCTAAGGACGGCTCTCCGGGCAATTATATCAAACGGATGACTTACCCTCCTGGTGAGAAAGTATCAAATGAAGCAAACTATATGGATGCAGTGAACAGGATGGGGGGAACGGATGCAGTTTCTACTAATGTATGGTGGGATAAGGAATAA
- a CDS encoding FecR family protein: MEQQDQNDPYRIPPNTDTPSSNQAKAQMRQEILDRIHQSRLNNELAVDMARKKRVARIGWSIGSIAAAVALYLLASHFLFQQKAVAPEWVVISNPKGSVRKVMLPDSSWVWMNAGAQMQYAASFGNKERLLELNEGEIFVEVQPDAEQPFRVKSGELNVQVLGTSFVVKSYPQLNNIAVAVKTGKVAVKQQLNELGALMPGQVLQYDAMKKTFSRDTQEVDEMASWTQGKIVLKQAGFDEIAIAIENTFNVTLQYNHNNFKHCTNNIRFNRQQPLPEVLDILRDIQHISYTIKGDIVLITGPGCNQ, from the coding sequence ATGGAGCAGCAAGATCAAAACGACCCGTACAGGATACCCCCCAATACTGATACTCCCTCATCTAACCAGGCAAAAGCACAGATGCGGCAGGAAATACTGGACCGCATTCATCAAAGCCGTTTAAATAATGAACTGGCTGTGGATATGGCCAGGAAAAAGCGGGTAGCACGTATAGGGTGGAGTATAGGGAGTATAGCAGCGGCGGTTGCCCTGTACCTGCTGGCTTCTCATTTTCTTTTTCAGCAGAAAGCCGTGGCGCCTGAATGGGTGGTGATCTCCAACCCAAAGGGAAGTGTAAGAAAGGTGATGCTCCCGGATAGTTCCTGGGTATGGATGAATGCCGGGGCACAAATGCAATATGCTGCTTCCTTCGGTAATAAAGAAAGGCTGCTGGAATTAAATGAAGGAGAAATTTTTGTGGAAGTGCAGCCTGATGCAGAACAGCCTTTCCGGGTAAAATCGGGAGAACTGAATGTCCAGGTATTGGGAACTTCCTTTGTTGTTAAATCTTATCCGCAGCTGAATAACATTGCTGTTGCCGTTAAGACCGGAAAGGTGGCGGTGAAACAGCAGCTTAATGAATTAGGGGCGCTTATGCCGGGTCAGGTATTGCAATACGATGCTATGAAAAAAACATTTTCCAGGGATACACAGGAGGTCGATGAAATGGCCAGCTGGACGCAGGGGAAAATTGTATTAAAACAGGCAGGCTTTGATGAAATAGCGATTGCTATTGAGAACACCTTTAATGTTACACTACAGTATAATCATAATAACTTTAAGCATTGTACTAATAATATCCGCTTTAACCGTCAGCAGCCTTTACCCGAAGTGCTGGACATTCTGAGGGATATACAACATATCAGCTACACTATAAAAGGAGATATCGTATTGATCACCGGACCCGGCTGCAATCAATAG
- a CDS encoding FecR family protein: MKSERILELIARKLGRAAGPDELQELEALLVQHPEYRYVEEVIHAIGGNRQHIETPVEEQDIMLTGWEQLSSKLEEGVPEVKRRKFPLKSAWLAAAAVLLVLLAGGGWLWKKQHTGGRAAGEEVVKYEIVAGNGTLKKAVLPDGTQIWLNAGSKLTYTNDFMGLAREVKLEGEAFFDVTRNHTKPFIVYTDHLTVRVLGTAFNVKAYKGDRNAETTVIDGKVQVIMGNNPDRKVILSKQEKLIMPLEAVPTNHQQEMRPVNALKYQVQELPINRQDSSLVMETAWLNQKLAFVNETFEEVAHKMERQFDVHIHFENEALKYEVLAGVFEKEGVDKALRLLQMTTGFRYRIEKKEIYLFK, translated from the coding sequence ATGAAATCAGAAAGAATACTGGAACTGATAGCCCGGAAATTGGGACGAGCGGCAGGTCCGGATGAACTGCAGGAACTGGAAGCCTTGTTGGTGCAGCATCCGGAATACCGTTATGTAGAAGAGGTGATTCATGCTATTGGAGGTAATAGGCAACATATCGAAACACCTGTTGAAGAGCAGGATATCATGCTGACAGGATGGGAACAACTTTCGTCCAAACTGGAGGAGGGCGTACCGGAAGTAAAACGCCGGAAGTTTCCACTCAAAAGTGCATGGCTGGCAGCGGCAGCAGTACTGCTGGTTTTATTGGCAGGTGGTGGATGGCTATGGAAAAAACAGCACACCGGTGGCAGGGCTGCTGGTGAAGAGGTTGTAAAATATGAGATAGTAGCTGGCAATGGCACACTCAAAAAAGCAGTGTTGCCTGATGGCACACAGATCTGGTTGAATGCCGGCAGCAAGCTTACCTATACCAATGACTTCATGGGGCTGGCACGTGAAGTAAAACTGGAAGGAGAGGCGTTTTTCGATGTAACGAGGAATCACACCAAGCCTTTTATAGTATATACGGATCACCTTACCGTCCGGGTATTGGGGACCGCATTCAATGTAAAAGCGTACAAGGGCGATCGTAATGCAGAAACAACGGTTATTGATGGAAAAGTACAGGTGATTATGGGAAATAACCCGGATAGAAAAGTGATCCTGTCGAAACAGGAAAAGCTGATCATGCCATTGGAGGCTGTTCCCACCAATCATCAGCAGGAGATGAGACCTGTGAATGCTTTGAAATACCAGGTACAGGAATTACCCATAAATCGCCAGGACAGCAGCCTGGTAATGGAAACAGCCTGGCTCAACCAGAAGCTGGCATTTGTGAATGAAACTTTTGAAGAAGTAGCGCATAAAATGGAAAGACAGTTTGATGTGCATATCCATTTTGAAAATGAAGCGCTAAAATATGAGGTATTAGCCGGTGTGTTTGAAAAAGAAGGCGTTGACAAAGCTTTACGGCTATTACAAATGACCACCGGTTTTCGTTACCGGATAGAAAAAAAGGAAATATATCTTTTTAAATAA